The Phosphitispora fastidiosa sequence AGAAGGTTTGCTGAAGTGGTGGGTGATCTGGGAATACCGATCTGGGTTAGACATGTCCTGATTCCCGGAATAACTTTGGAACCGCAAAAAATCCGCAGACTTGGAGAATACCTGAAAACCGTCAGGGGACTGAAACGAGTAGAGCTGCTGGGCTTCCATAAGCTTGGCAGCCACAAATGGGGATTGCAGGGATGCCCGGACCCGTTGGAGAATATTTCTGCGGCTTCGGCGAAAGAGACCGAATCAGCTAAACAGGCGCTTCGCGATATGGGAATTGTTAATGTGGTTTAACGGGGAAATTCGGCAAAGCCGGAGGAAATTTGTCCCATACATTCAAATGAAAAAAATGGGGTAAACTTGTCATAGCGGCGGTCAGCCGTCAGATTTAACAGATTTGCATAAGAGGAGGAATAAGAATGTACAAGAACAACAGTACTTATGGTCACGCTGGGTCAGGAAGCCAGGGTTTTGGCGCTTTTCAGTCCCATTTGGAGAGCACAGGTATCGGCGGCGCTCAGCCCCAGTTGGGAACACAGCAGGGCAATTATGTGAATCCCCACTATCTGGGCAGAGAGGAACAGATAGTGCAGCAAACTAACCCACAGTCATGGTATCATCCGGGAAACCAGATTGGGCAGAGCATTACACAATCCCAGGGCCAGCAGTCCGGATGGCAAACCGGTTATCCAGCCGGCAATCAGATGGGCTATGCAGGTCAGCAGAGCGGGATGCAGTCAGGTTTTGCAGGTCAACAGACCGGAATGCAGACCGGAATGCAGGCAGCGAGGTTTGGGGCCACTGAATTAATAATGATCCATGAGGCTCTCACAGACACTATCAACGGAATCAATCAGTTCGAATTGTACAGGCAGCATGTCAAAGACCAACAGCTTATGCAGATTTTGGACAGCCAGATTAATCATAAGTTCAATTGCTACAATAAGATGGTGAATCAACTGCATAACCAAGGCGTCGGTTCAATTGTGCCATACAGGACTGCCAAGAGTACCGGTGTAAAATACGGACTCAGGCAGCCGGGAGCAGTACAGCCCAATACCGGGATCAATGAGATGGATGAT is a genomic window containing:
- a CDS encoding spore coat protein, with amino-acid sequence MYKNNSTYGHAGSGSQGFGAFQSHLESTGIGGAQPQLGTQQGNYVNPHYLGREEQIVQQTNPQSWYHPGNQIGQSITQSQGQQSGWQTGYPAGNQMGYAGQQSGMQSGFAGQQTGMQTGMQAARFGATELIMIHEALTDTINGINQFELYRQHVKDQQLMQILDSQINHKFNCYNKMVNQLHNQGVGSIVPYRTAKSTGVKYGLRQPGAVQPNTGINEMDDRDVASAMLGCNKAAACLKFRGALECADPNLRSMMLDCAVSAANLAHEVFLYMNQKGMYQVPTLAQQTTQTMMGVYQNVNQPSFG